AAATGTCATGCGATTTTTAAAAAATGTCATGCGCCGTGTAATCATTTGTTCTACAAATAATTATTTGTAGATTCTAAAAAAAAGTACATTTCAATTCCGTAACTCATCTTTGTTTTCTTGTTCCATAATGTAATTAGATGCCTAAAATTACACTTCCGTGTTTCATGTAATTTCTAAAACTTGAAAAAACTTGATTAATCAAGTTTAATAAGTTGAGTATTGCCTAAAATCTATCACTTTGAAGTTATTATTAACCTGAATAAGTCCCATTGTAAGTACATAACGTTTATGCTCATATTCTGGCACATCTTCTGTATCCCTTGCTTTTATGTAATCTTCTAAGTTGCTTTCAAAAAACACCAAATCGAAAAAACCTACTAGAATTTTTTTATCTAAAACAAAACCATCCCTTTGCGGTGGTTCGGCCAAAGGTATTTCTTTAGAATAATTCACATCACTAAAATCGAACTCTAAAATATCCTCATGTATCGGTATGAACTTCGTACTTAATTTTTGATTGTTTTCTGTTAAGTGTTCAAAATATCCGTCTTTACTCTCCAAAAACCCCTTATCTGAAGGTTTTCTTTTTTCTACTATAGGGTGCATTATCCAATAAGCACCTAGTCTTAAACTTACTGGTATACGTTCCGCAAAAAGCTCATTCATATTACTAAAGTTTGCTACTATTTTAACGCCCCTATTAGCATCTTTTAATTGGTTTAGTTCGTTTAATTCCAAACGTACTGCGAGTGATCCGTATCGACTATTTCTTTTAATTGGGTAAAACATAATACTTGAATTTAATTAATTAATCTTTTTTAATGGTTGGTTTTCTTTCCTTATGGAATTACTTATAGTAATTCATTAATGATCTTTTTTAATTTTTATCTGGTTGTGATTTTTTTTGCACAACTACGCGCGCGCGATACGTTCCTCTTTTTGTATAGCTATCAAATAATCGGCTAAATCCCAACCCTGTTTTTTTTCGCTTTCAGTTGCTTTAGTTTCCAATAGGGTTGAGGTTCTGAAATTTGCTAATTTAGTAAGCTGTGGTATTTTGTTGTTCCATAAATCGTAACATTTCAAATCGGGAAACAGAACGACGTTACGACCTTTTAAAACCCTGGTCTTTGCTTCGTTGAGGTTATTAACGCTACCAACGGCAAGCCAAATAAATTCAGGTAAATAAACACTAGAAATTACAGCGGTTTTTTCGCTTTCAACTAATGCGACTGGTTTGTTTTCATCCTCATTTAGTAGGTGTTCCCCGAAGTAACATTGTTCTAAATTGAAGCTGTCAAGTTTTAAAACTTTATGCACCCAATTAATATGATTGTAAGGCTCTTTTATTCTTTTTCCAGTAGTTGGATTGTAAAGCATTATTTTACCGCTTCTAACATTGTCTTTTGTATCAACTTGCCAAAATACAGTCGAACCTTGCCAATGTTTAGAGGTTCCAATATTATATTTATCTGCTAAATAACAAGCAATTTCATAATCCCATAAATGAGCCAAAAAATCAATGAAGTAATTAGGCTTTTTACTTGCCTTGCTTTTAGGCATTACCTCAACATTAATAAAACTTGTTTTAGGTTTAGGTGTGGGTTTCGGTTTAAACCTAGTTGTTACTTCGTTGTTAATTGAAATATTATTGTCCTGAAAGAAGTCTTTAGGTGTATAATGATAACCGCACTTAATCAAACGGCTACATGAGCCAGTTGCATCGTTTAAATGCTCGTTGGTTTCCGTATCAATGTATTTAGTAAATACGCCCCTTTTATTGCAGTTAGGGCAATGATAACGGCTTTTCATGCCGTCGTATGGTTCTAGTATGTATCTATAATTATCTTGCATCGGTTTACGGTTTAAACTGATTTATTAAACTTACCACGTTATCGGTTTAACAGTTTAAAAGCGTATATTACGCTTTAAACTAAACCGTGCTAAAAATCAATTGTATCATTTCCATTGATACTGTTAAACTGACCTAGTGTATAGGGTGCTTTAGGTTTTTCTTGAATTAGCCAATCTTGATTTTTGCAGTAGGTAATAAGTTCTTTGCATCTATTATCCCCTAACTTATTCTTAAACTCTTTCTTATAGGCTAATTGTAATTGTATCACTAATTCAGAATAACTAAATATTTCGCTTTTAGTGTAAACCTCGATAAGTAGCTTAAACTTTTTATAATCTTCTAAGTCCGAAATATCAAATTTGTTGTTTCTTGATTCCGTTCTTATCTCAAAATTTTCAACTAATACCGGCAAACCGTCTTCATTGATTTCAAAGGCAAATGGCAAGGGTTCTATGTTTCTGCACATTTGAGATTCAACAATTGAAATATCTTTATCCTGTTCGTTCTTAGTGACCGATAAAACCGTTTCCGCTTTGTTTAGTAGTTCAGTTCCAATATGCCCCCGGGCATTATTATCGCTTTTATTTTGATGCAATACCGTAACGATATGGATATTTTTTTCTTCTGTCCACTTTAATAATTTTGATGCTATCATTGTCGCTTCCGATTCATCATTAATCGAATTAACAAGGTCTTTAATACCATCAATTATAACCAGTCCTAAACTATCAGTATTGTAAATTGCGTGTTCTATGATATTAAGCCGTTCTAAGGGGTTTTTACTTCTTAAATGATATACTTTAAGGTCTTTGGGAATGTCAACGGCAATCTGCTTGCAAATACGCTTTAAAGCTAGTTGAACATGATATTTACCTTGTTCTGTATCAAAGTATAGAACCGTTCTTTTATCACGTGGTAAACAGCCTTTAAATTGACCTAACAAAATGTCATTATTTAGTACTGCAGAAACTGCTATATTTATAAAAAATGATTTTCTACTTTTCGCCTTTCCAATTATCAAAGAAAAGTTCCCTAATGTTCCTAATATTGCGTTGTGATTTTCTTGTATTTGTTCCCATGCTATTTGAGGGGGTGCGATAGCTTCGGTTGCTTTAACTTCTAATTGATTTAATACATCACTTAAGCTAATCGGTTTATCTTGTTCAATAGCCTTTAAAAGGCTTTCAGCTTCATTTAACACCTCATCGATACCAATGTTTGTTTTATTTTCCATTAGTATCAAATTTTAAAGGTTTATTAAAACTTAATACTCCGTTAGTAATAGTTGCTTTATAGACCACCCCTTGTCTAGTTTGCAAACATTGATCACCATCAATAAACGTAATTTGACTACAATTTAACACAACACGTTCAGACATTTTATTTTGTCTTCTTATAGTAGTTTCTTCGTATTCAAATTCTGAATGTATTTTTGTATCTTGTGCCTGTTCTTTGCCGAAAGAATTAAGGCTATTGGTATTGTTTTCCATAGCCTTTTTTATTTTTTTACAGGTTTTAAACATTCAAGTAGTTCACTACGCTTGTAATATCTGCGGTTGCCGATTCCGTAGGTTTTTACTTTACATTTATTTGACCATGCCCATAAAGTACTCGAGTTGATAGATAAAAACTTACACGCTTCTTCACGTGTTAAAAGGTCATCGTTTGCATTTTGGCTGTCGAGGTTCTTTTTAAGTTCCTGAAGTTGGATTTTTACACCATCTGTAATTAGGTCGGCTAATTGTTGCGGTGTGGTTTGAATAAATTGTACTGTGTCCATTTGCTAAGTATTAATTGTTATACTTTGCAAATATTGATTTGAGTTTATACCCTAAAAGATTGTGTATTGTACCTTTTTGGGTACGTTACATATCCTAATTCTTAAAAAGTTGTTTAGCAATGGAATAAATCGCGATTCTTTCATTTGTTACGGAATGGTTCGATGTTTTCTGTATTACAATTTCATAAGTCTTTGAAATCCAATCTAAAAATGTTTTTTGGTTAATTGTGTCAAATATTAAACCGTCTTTTTTCATTATCTCATACATAAACTTTACATCGGTTCTACTAGTTTCATCAATGCAAAAACTATCAAACATTGATTGCCAAACATCAAAACCGTTATTTCTGAATATATTAATATGCTTATTTTCCACTGCATCTGTTTCGGATTCTTGATTTTGTTGAGGTTCATCAGTTTTCAACGAATTTTGACTACTAAATTTTACTTTTTCAATTCTCAAATTACCAAAATCATCTCTTTTAAAATTAAAATCCGCATCGTAACCCAGTTCGTTTGCTCTTAATTCTAAATATGACTTTCTTTTTTTTAACGAGAAGTACATTTTTTTTTCTTCAAAAGGACTTAAAAAATCCCAATGATGTTCCAATATGCACTGTTCAAATTCTGAAATAATGAAATCTATTTCTTCACTATCAATGTAATGGTGCAAAAAACGGGCATAGTATACCACCTACAGCGGATTAAAGTGATCATAGTGGAGCGGGTGAAAGTGAACCACTTGCGGCGGACGAAAGTGAACCACTAAAAATCGATTCTATTTGTAAAGCTTTAAATATCTTTTTATAAAAAGATATTATGGCCAACAAACAAATAGAAATGCGAAAAATAAAACAGATTTTCAAACTTTACAGTGAAGGAGTCAGTAAGCGTCAAATAAGCCTAATCACAGGGCTATCACGTAATACCATCACTAAATATATTGACTTTTTTAAGCGCTATGGGCTTACTAATTACGAAGTGTCTTCCATGACACTCGAGGAGCTGAACAGACTTTTTAAAACCGACCAAAAAGGTAAGAGCCAACAACTATTGACTCTAGAAACATACTTTCCTTATTTCGACAAAGAACTGCGCAAAACGGGTGTAACCAAAGAGCTACTCTGGCAAGAGTATGCTTCCAAACATCCAGATGGTTACAAACTTTCCCAGTTTAGATATTGGTACCGGGAGTGGGCTAAAGAAGTGTCTCCAGTGATGCATTTTACACACAAAGCTGGCGATAAACTTTTTATTGATTTTACAGGTAAGAAGCTTTCCATCGTAGACCGTTACACAGGTGAGATACAAGATTTAGAAGTCTTTGTTTGTGTATTGGGAAGTAGCCAATATACGTATGTTGAGGCTTGTGAGAGCCAAAAGAAAGAAGACTTTATAGCTTGTGTAGAAAATGCACTTTGGTTTTATGGCGGTGTACCACAAGCTTTAGTGCCCGATAACTTGAGGGCAGCAGTTACTAAAAGTAGTCGTTACGAACCGAAAGTAAATGAGACTTTTATAGATTTTGCTGAGCATTATGAAACGGCAGTACTTCCAACTAGAGCCTACAGACCTAGAGATAAAGCCATCGTCGAAAATGCTGTACGTATCATATATACACGTGTCTTTGCGCCATTGCGTAACCAAACGATCCATACTAAAGCTGCACTGAATAAGGCTATATTAGAACTTCTTAAAACCCATAACAGCACCTCTTTTAGGGGGCGTGAATATTCTCGCTATTCGTTATTTGAAGAGATTGAAAAGCATCAGCTCAGACCATTGCCAGCAAAACGCTATGAGATTAAACGCTACGCTAATGCAACGGTTCATAAAAACAGCCATATTTATTTTAGTAAGGACAAACACTATTATAGTCTGCCCTATCAGCATATAGGCAAGCGTATCAAAATGGTTTACTCAGATAGCGCAGTAGAGATTTACTACCAGCAGGAACTGCTTACGGTACATCCAAGAAACAAGCAAAAATATGGGTATAGCACGATAAAGGAACACATGCCTTCCCATCACCGCTTTATCAGCGAGTGGAGCAGTGAAAAATTCATTACCTGGGCAGAGCAAGTTGGTAATAATTGTAAGGTGTTAATCATTAACATATTAGAAAAGAAACAACACCCTGAGCAATCCTACAAATCGTGTTTAGGCATATTGCACCTTACTAAAAAGGTAGGCAATACACGGCTAGATAATGCCTGTAAGCGAGCATTAGACTATGGAGCGCATAACTACAATATTGTAGAGCGTATCCTTAAAAACGGCTGGGACACTTTAGATGAAGATATCGAAGATCAACCAGATATCCCAAACCAT
The sequence above is drawn from the Cellulophaga sp. Hel_I_12 genome and encodes:
- a CDS encoding DUF6371 domain-containing protein, yielding MQDNYRYILEPYDGMKSRYHCPNCNKRGVFTKYIDTETNEHLNDATGSCSRLIKCGYHYTPKDFFQDNNISINNEVTTRFKPKPTPKPKTSFINVEVMPKSKASKKPNYFIDFLAHLWDYEIACYLADKYNIGTSKHWQGSTVFWQVDTKDNVRSGKIMLYNPTTGKRIKEPYNHINWVHKVLKLDSFNLEQCYFGEHLLNEDENKPVALVESEKTAVISSVYLPEFIWLAVGSVNNLNEAKTRVLKGRNVVLFPDLKCYDLWNNKIPQLTKLANFRTSTLLETKATESEKKQGWDLADYLIAIQKEERIARA
- a CDS encoding AAA family ATPase, encoding MENKTNIGIDEVLNEAESLLKAIEQDKPISLSDVLNQLEVKATEAIAPPQIAWEQIQENHNAILGTLGNFSLIIGKAKSRKSFFINIAVSAVLNNDILLGQFKGCLPRDKRTVLYFDTEQGKYHVQLALKRICKQIAVDIPKDLKVYHLRSKNPLERLNIIEHAIYNTDSLGLVIIDGIKDLVNSINDESEATMIASKLLKWTEEKNIHIVTVLHQNKSDNNARGHIGTELLNKAETVLSVTKNEQDKDISIVESQMCRNIEPLPFAFEINEDGLPVLVENFEIRTESRNNKFDISDLEDYKKFKLLIEVYTKSEIFSYSELVIQLQLAYKKEFKNKLGDNRCKELITYCKNQDWLIQEKPKAPYTLGQFNSINGNDTIDF
- a CDS encoding helix-turn-helix domain-containing protein translates to MDTVQFIQTTPQQLADLITDGVKIQLQELKKNLDSQNANDDLLTREEACKFLSINSSTLWAWSNKCKVKTYGIGNRRYYKRSELLECLKPVKK
- the istA gene encoding IS21 family transposase, whose product is MANKQIEMRKIKQIFKLYSEGVSKRQISLITGLSRNTITKYIDFFKRYGLTNYEVSSMTLEELNRLFKTDQKGKSQQLLTLETYFPYFDKELRKTGVTKELLWQEYASKHPDGYKLSQFRYWYREWAKEVSPVMHFTHKAGDKLFIDFTGKKLSIVDRYTGEIQDLEVFVCVLGSSQYTYVEACESQKKEDFIACVENALWFYGGVPQALVPDNLRAAVTKSSRYEPKVNETFIDFAEHYETAVLPTRAYRPRDKAIVENAVRIIYTRVFAPLRNQTIHTKAALNKAILELLKTHNSTSFRGREYSRYSLFEEIEKHQLRPLPAKRYEIKRYANATVHKNSHIYFSKDKHYYSLPYQHIGKRIKMVYSDSAVEIYYQQELLTVHPRNKQKYGYSTIKEHMPSHHRFISEWSSEKFITWAEQVGNNCKVLIINILEKKQHPEQSYKSCLGILHLTKKVGNTRLDNACKRALDYGAHNYNIVERILKNGWDTLDEDIEDQPDIPNHSNIRGSHYYK